A DNA window from Heterodontus francisci isolate sHetFra1 chromosome 49, sHetFra1.hap1, whole genome shotgun sequence contains the following coding sequences:
- the LOC137358415 gene encoding syncollin-like produces MEGFQALMLCLLLSGALAVCPDPDVLLDVNGERVCARLFEDSDVLYERCCGGGYFDIKSPADVPSIERVWNDRISSLVVGPRCELTVWNKRNKLGYRRKFLKGIQYRLVEAGKGLFGNWDDSITSYYCICK; encoded by the coding sequence ATGGAAGGATTCCAGGCGTTGATGCTGTGCCTGCTCCTGTCTGGTGCCCTCGCCGTGTGCCCGGACCCCGATGTCCTCCTGGATGTGAACGGCGAGCGGGTCTGCGCCCGCCTCTTCGAAGACAGTGACGTCCTCTACGAGCGATGCTGCGGAGGGGGCTACTTTGATATCAAGAGCCCCGCGGACGTGCCCTCGATCGAGCGGGTCTGGAACGACCGGATCTCTTCCCTGGTGGTGGGGCCACGCTGTGAACTGACCGTCTGGAACAAACGCAACAAGCTTGGTTACCGCCGCAAGTTCCTCAAGGGAATTCAGTACCGCCTGGTCGAGGCAGGAAAGGGCCTCTTCGGAAACTGGGACGACTCGATCACCTCCTATTACTGTATTTGCAAATAA